Proteins found in one Aethina tumida isolate Nest 87 chromosome 1, icAetTumi1.1, whole genome shotgun sequence genomic segment:
- the LOC109599758 gene encoding pachytene checkpoint protein 2 homolog, with amino-acid sequence MVDIEIILRSEMVCYKEGIVPVVQKYLEKLQPKPNTILKNFDQDEDIVLYNDVQSIIIGDLKDKEQTSIDFNSHNLQWYVYSLDSYGPLNLTSEDDEDQIYGYHYILPSAELCDIWENLYYDNDIKENLLKYAQTMMKYSDNGINENIISFNKVVFLHGPPGTGKTSLCKALAQKISIRMQNRFQSGVFIEVKTDGLFSKYFSESVKSVNKMFTKIHDIIDNKSLIVCVLIDEVETLTHARELCTDTDPSDSIKVVNAVLTQIDQLKRFPNVLVFATSNMTDTVDIAFVDRADIKQYLGLPTSKAIYKIYHSCLCELIKTKIIQNDAELLDTTEFFLIDLEKLSGINLKLWEICKMSEGLSGRSLRKVPFIADALFTKRSFSPLSEFLSAMKKAIEMEHASRQSFKKLKPNKD; translated from the exons ATGGTCGATATCGAGATAATTCTTCGAAG TGAAATGGTATGCTATAAAGAAGGTATTGTACCAGTTGTTCAAAAGTATCTGGAAAAACTACAACCAAAACCtaacacaatattaaaaaattttgaccaAGATGAAGATATCGTTTTGTACAATGATGTTCAGTCCATTATTATTGGAGATTTAAAAGATaaa GAGCAAACCTCTATTGATTTTAACTCTCATAATTTGCAATGGTATGTTTATAGTTTGGATTCTTATGGTCCATTAAACCTAACATCAGAAGATGATGAAGATCAAATATATGgctatcattatattttaccaTCTGCCGAACTCTGTGATATTTGGGAAAACTTGTACTATGATAatgatataaaagaaaat ttactCAAATATGCCCAGACTATGATGAAATATTCTGACAATGGaatcaatgaaaatataataagttttaacaaaGTTGTATTCTTGCATGGACCTCCAGGGACTGGTAAAACATCATTATGTAAAGCATTGGCACAAAAAATTTCTATCAGAATGCAAAATAGATTCCAATCAGGTGTGTTTATTGAAGTCAAGACTGATGGCctgttttctaaatatttttcagag aGTGTTAAATCAGTAAACAAAATGTTCACAAAAATACATGATATAATTGACAACAAAAGTTTAATTGTATGTGTTCTGATAGATGAAGTTGAAACTTTaacacatgcaagagagttaTGCACag atactgATCCTAGTGATTCTATAAAAGTTGTGAATGCAGTTTTAACGCAAATTGATCAGTTGAAACGGTTTCCAAATGTGTTGGTATTTGCAACATCCAATATGACAGATACAGTTGATATTGCTTTTGTAGATAGAGCTGATATAAAACAATACTTAGGATTACCTACCAGTAaagcaatatataaaatctaccATTCATGTTTGTGTGAACTGATAAag actaaaataatacaaaatgatGCAGAGTTACTGGATACTACtgaattctttttaattgatcTAGAGAAGTTAAGTGGTATTAATCTGAAATTGTGGGAAATTTGCAAGATGAGTGAAGGATTAAGTGGTAGAAGTTTGAGGAAGGTTCCTTTCATTGCTGATGCACTGTTCACTAAAAGATCATTTTCACCACTTTCAGAGTTCTTAAGTGCTATGAAGAAAGCCATAGAAATGGAGCATGCATCTAGACAATCTTTCAAAAAGCTAAAACCTAATAAGGATTAA
- the LOC109599769 gene encoding general transcription factor 3C polypeptide 3 has protein sequence MSRILRTSNEDNTQKFYNYKIDFLLLIKKVTLHCILTRPNEYTVKMDIEDMPIEMDEQEMAGPSACDSDSDSDDNDDAGSTKKKRKKTVTSKLPLHLKGLMGEANLRFVRGDLATAKKMCYEVIRNCPDAFEPYLTLSQMYENKNRKKYRGYLLLASHLFPAGIDIWCRLADSYLQENQPMQAIKCYTSAMKNETAVKNMELHYKRLELVEKHCKETHVIRCKQCIANHLPRKQYDKIIKICMDLAKELFIQGNYIRSIEVLDIPFRRVPDKVTDDLLNMMLESLLACERFTECLDIFVRFCHFEFDVFVQDDQKIVINSYTIPPSLQVDLKIKFVICVIKLKSNHLVTQLIDEIVINDDVELYGDLYLDVIEALMPGMPQEALKLLIPLIKSKNFSLAAIWLKYAECLSMCNMIEQAIEAYFTVMSLAPQHIEVLYPLAMLLLKQDKQQEALDVLSLDLTTNKLDVVVLMERMKLLQAINDFDEYWKSAELLLSRHCVVLKHPEELKCVTTMMTVKEKMAKIRKMRQFRGDDPTIETDFESIREPSNEEEYKFYRSIMQYAKDCNNFVMFQKFAFMGLCSKKFTKYFDEILLCAFYASVLNNDHFHAYSLIRDRLLRNNFEYAKSMLTWNWFNVILQTPDDLRHVRFLERHEVKLKAPPMRVIEANYDVSVGNYMAGLTFFMQEYKKTQSAYSAFMLGVIMVQLYTQKYNRPRKKLMAETSSYLFMNYAKTRSKEAEQEVFYNLGRMYQQLGVMYLAEFYYNKVFEVNNDFLEQHPKIVCLKREAAFNLHIMYKYSGNYVAARNILMQHIVV, from the exons ATGTCCAGAATACTAAGGACCAGTAACGAAGATAATAcacagaaattttataattataaaattgattttttgttattaata AAGAAAGTAACcttacattgtattttaaCACGACCGAACGAGTATACAGTTAAAATGGATATAGAAGACATGCCAATTGAAATGGACGAACAAGAAATGGCTGGGCCAAGTGCTTGTGATTCAGATTCAGACTCTGACGACAATGACGATGCGGGCTCCACTAAAAAGAAGCGAAAAAAGACCGTGACTTCCAAGCTTCCATTACATTTGAAAGGCTTAATGGGGGAAGCAAACTTAAGATTTGTCAGGGGCGATTTGGCTACTGCAAAAAAGATGTGTTACGAGGTGATAAGAAATTGTCCAGATGCTTTTGAACCATACTTAACATTGTCGCAAATgtacgaaaataaaaatagaaaaaagtaCAGAGGGTACTTGTTGCTAGCATCACATTTGTTTCCAGCAGGCATAGACATTTGGTGTAGGCTGGCTGACTCTTATTTGCAAGAGAACCAACCTATGCAAGCTATCAAATGTTACACAAGTGCTATGAAAAATGAAACGGCTGTTAAGAACATGGAGTTGCACTATAAGCGACTGGAATTAGTTGAGAAACATTGCAAGGAAACTCATGTAATAAGGTGCAAACAGTGCATAGCTAATCATTTACCAAGGAAACAAtatgacaaaataattaaaatctgtaTGGATTTGGCTAAAGAACTTTTCATACAGGGTAATTACATAAGATCTATAGAAGTTTTAGATATTCCCTTCAGAAGAGTACCTGATAAAGTGACTGATGATCTTTTGAATATGATGCTCGAATCACTATTGGCATGTGAACGTTTCACTGAATGTTTGGATATATTTGTAAGATTTTGTCATTTTGAATTTGATGTTTTTGTACAAGATGACCAGAAGattgtaataaattcataCACAATTCCTCCCAGTCTTCAAGTAGATTTGAAGATTAAGTTTGTCATCTGTGtgatcaaattaaaaagtaatcacTTAGTTACACAATTAATAGATGAAATTGTCATAAATGATGATGTGGAATTATATGGGGATTTGTATTTGGATGTTATTGAAGCATTAATGCCAGGAATGCCTCAAGAGGCATTAAAACTGCTGATACCTCTCATTAAAAGCAAGAATTTTTCACTGGCTGCTATTTGGCTCAAATATGCTGAATGTCTGAGTATGTGCAACATGATCGAACAAGCAATAGAAGCATATTTCACAGTCATGTCTCTGGCACCACAACATATAGAAGTTCTTTATCCTTTAGCTATGTTGTTGTTGAAACAGGATAAACAACAAGAGGCTCTTGATGTACTCTCATTAgatttaacaacaaacaaattagATGTAGTAGTCTTAATGGAGAGAATGAAATTATTGCAAGCAATTAATGACTTTGATGAGTATTGGAAATCAGCTGAATTATTGTTGTCTAGACACTGTGTTGTTTTGAAACATCCAGAGGAACTCAAATGTGTTACAACTATGATGActgttaa gGAAAAAATGGCGAAAATTAGGAAAATGAGGCAGTTCAGAGGGGATGATCCTACAATTGAAACTGACTTTGAAAGTATACGTGAACCATCAAATGAAGAGGAGTATAAATTCTACAGATCTATCATGCAATACGCCAAAGATTGCAATAACTTCGTCATGTTTCAAAAGTTCGCCTTCATGGGATTATGCTCAAagaaatttaccaaatattttG atGAAATACTCCTTTGTGCATTTTACGCGAGTGTACTGAACAACGATCACTTTCACGCCTACAGCTTAATCCGCGACAGATTGTTACGCAACAACTTCGAATACGCGAAGAGCATGTTGACTTGGAACTGGTTCAACGTCATCCTCCAGACTCCGGATGACTTACGTCATGTGCGTTTTTTGGAACGACACGAGGTGAAACTGAAAGCACCGCCAATGCGAGTTATAGAAGCAAATTATGATGTGTCCGTCGGAAATTACATGGCAGGCTTGACGTTCTTCATGCAGGAGTACAAAAAGACCCAAAGTGCTTACAGTGCCTTCATGTTGGGAGTTATAATGGTGCAACTGTACACGCAAAAATATAACAGGCCTAGAAAGAAGCTTATGGCTGAAACATCTAGTTATTTGTTCATGAATTATGCAAAGACAAGGAGTAAGGAAGCTGAACAAGAAGTGTTCTACAACTTGGGAAGGATGTATCAGCAGTTGGGTGTTATGTATTTGGcggaattttattataataaagtgtTTGAAGTGAATAACGACTTTTTGGAACAGCATCCAAAGATTGTTTGTTTGAAAAGAGAAGCtgcttttaatttacatattatgtataaatactCTGGCAATTATGTTGCTGctagaaacattttaatgcaGCATATTGTtgtgtga
- the LOC126264402 gene encoding uncharacterized protein LOC126264402 → MFSIVSDKLLDNSRCSKCDRYLSVMPVYILPNYKIVCGRCVDVDFGVPSNYNKIAERMLFKCVNRYEGCPKLLRTSEVVEHEMECKTNKYKCPVCADKWIPSYSMIPHFKEQHNKSVINKPEFKVSRLDTFKVLMYYTDKHIFFIDASASVDNKISLSTSCLGPSEIVSKLKYKFRLLNDEHIETPFQNFYDDKLETNLTDGQRAVNCELIVNYDHENSLSLVQIEPLVPQKSHLNAGTHSLNILSLNSGLSKLNPLHLNNIPQELLRKKKKISNEEVGNKENHLQRTIFADETFFTGNKDWKLSPCKTLLLHKKNTVTTLSSICSSCKFLIFETVMYTCNCLEKHLLCSRCQLMKIVCPGHNPYLTFEKIYKNVHTQLKFFCKWNCGEYFVSSELFIHELSCSFRDPLICPICPEKNISSIECLKAHVSTHKNKSYVFILTSNIFNLANTLSDSSVEEKFFVYSTLNGHKLYFYLDDLKECVIIELKFNDLNCTCTLKKSPQAKSRFNVIIKLNNKRVGNVFELKRNMNANILIVKE, encoded by the coding sequence ATGTTTTCAATTGTGTCGGACAAACTGTTGGACAATTCCCGATGTTCCAAATGTGATCGTTATCTTTCTGTAATGCCCGTATACATTTTACCCAATTACAAAATAGTATGTGGTCGTTGCGTTGATGTGGACTTCGGTGTGCCATccaactataataaaattgctgAAAGAATGCTGTTTAAGTGCGTGAATCGTTACGAAGGCTGCCCCAAGTTACTGCGGACTAGTGAAGTTGTAGAACATGAGATGGAATGTAAAACGAATAAATACAAATGTCCTGTGTGTGCAGATAAATGGATTCCAAGTTACAGCATGATACCACATTTTAAAGAACAGCATAATAAGTCTGTGATAAATAAACCTGAATTCAAAGTCAGTCGATTGGATacattcaaagttttaatgtattatactgataaacatatattttttatagacgcCTCAGCTAgtgttgataataaaatatcattgagCACCAGTTGTTTGGGGCCATCTGAAAttgtatctaaattaaaatacaaatttcgaTTACTAAATGATGAACATATTGAAACTCCTTTTCAGAATTTCTATGATGATAAGTTAGAAACGAATTTAACAGATGGACAACGTGCTGTCAATTgcgaattaattgtaaattatgacCATGAGAACTCCTTGTCACTGGTTCAAATAGAACCCCTTGTACCTCAGAAATCTCATTTGAATGCAGGAACTCATTCACTGAATATTCTTTCATTAAATAGTGGCTTGTCTAAATTAAACCcacttcatttaaataatattccacaagagttattaagaaaaaagaagaaaatttccAACGAAGAAGTAGGCAATAAAGAGAATCACCTTCAAAGAACAATTTTTGCtgatgaaacattttttactgGTAACAAGGACTGGAAGTTATCCCCATGTAAAACTTTATTGTTACACAAAAAGAATACAGTAACAACATTGAGTTCAATTTGTTCTAGttgtaagtttttaatatttgagacTGTCATGTATACTTGTAATTGTCTTGAGAAACATTTGTTATGTAGTAGGTGTCAATTGATGAAGATTGTCTGTCCTGGCCACAATCCTTATTTAACTtttgagaaaatttataaaaatgttcacacacaattaaaatttttttgtaaatggaATTGCggagaatattttgtttccagTGAATTGTTTATACATGAACTGAGCTGTAGTTTTCGTGACCCATTAATTTGCCCAATTTGTCCGGAGAAAAACATTTCGAGTATTGAATGTTTAAAGGCGCATGTTTCGACTCATAAAAACAAGTCATATGTGTTTATATTGacaagtaatatatttaacttggCTAATACATTAAGTGATAGTTCAGTAGAGGAAAAGTTTTTTGTATATTCGACTTTAAACGgtcataaattatacttttaccTGGACGACTTAAAAGAATGTGTAATTAttgaacttaaatttaatgatttaaattgtacttgtactttaaaaaagagtCCTCAAGCAAAATCtagatttaatgtaattattaaattaaacaataagagAGTGGGAAATGTTTTTGAACTAAAACGAAATATGAATgcgaatatattaattgtaaaagagtga
- the LOC109600566 gene encoding integrator complex subunit 9: MKLYCLSNDPNKPCHILTFREITMMLDCGLSMQSVLNFLPLPFVPSNKLQNLPTWMPPDVSDPDLEGELKENGDRVFVDSPPEFCPPLDKLIDFAQVDVILISNYLCMMALPFITEGTGFQGRVYATEPTLHIGRLLLEELVIYIEQCPKATFATQWKNLLHKLPYPLCDSFKAKSWKQIYNMASVNASLSRIQMVGYNEKIDVYGALQVVPASSGYCLGSANWVISSDHEKIVYLSGSSTLTTHPRPMDHNSLKNADVLIMTDLTQTPISNPDSMLGVLCAVVGVTLRGGGNVLIPCYPTGVVYDLFECLSMKMQELGVSNCPMFFVSPVADMSLAYSNILAEWLSSTKQNKVYVPEEPFPHASLVKTSKLKHFKHIYSDGFSTDFQEPCVVFCGHPSLRYGDVVHFIELWGNNPRNCIVFTEPDFDYVDALAPYQPLQMKVTHCAIDTSLNFNQANKLIRDLKPTTLVVPECYTQPPVANPNLTELIIDAGPDRNLIPYKWGEVINLPLKRKQGLVLFESAVAQKIAPVEIKNGISLSTISGNLTVKDNVYRIEDPTDKLKKNVKYEWGSLNLNEFIHKLSQEGISDAKVETHGNVVVVHLQEEDALIQIEDNSTHVVCNGDEKLRTKLRNAVMHCLKKF, translated from the exons atGAAATTG tactgCTTAAGCAACGATCCCAATAAACCATGTCACATTTTAACTTTTCGAGAAATTACAATGATGCTGGACTGTGGTTTATCCATGCAATCAGTATTGAACTTCCTACCATTGCCATTTGTACcctcaaataaattacaaaatctgCCCACTTGGATGCCTCCAGATGTTTCAGATCCAGATTTAGAAGGA gaACTTAAAGAAAATGGGGATAGAGTGTTTGTAGATTCGCCACCAGAATTCTGTCCCCCTTTGGATAAACTGATTGATTTTGCTCAAGTTGATGTTAtccttatttcaaattatttgtgcATGATGGCTCTGCCATTTATTACTGAAGGCACTGGATTTCAAGGAAGAGTTTATGCAACGGAACCTACTCTACATATTGGAAG ACTTCTATTAGAAGAGTTGGTTATTTATATAGAACAATGTCCAAAGGCAACATTTGCAACCCAATGGAAAAATTTGTTGCATAAATTACCATATCCCCTCTGTGATTCTTTTAAAGCAAAATCttggaaacaaatttataacatgGCTAGTGTAAACGCGAGTCTTTCTAGAATACAAATGGTTGGctataatgaaaaaatc gaCGTGTACGGGGCCTTGCAAGTCGTGCCTGCGAGTTCTGGTTATTGTTTAGGCTCTGCCAATTGGGTAATATCATCAGATCACGAAAAAATTGTGTACTTAAGTGGTTCGAGTACATTAACTACGCATCCTCGTCCAATGGATCACAATTCTTTAAAGAACGCCGACGTTTTAATTATGACCGATTTGACTCAAACGCCTATAAGTAATCCGGATTCAATGCTGGGCGTTTTGTGTGCGGTTGttg GTGTCACGCTGAGAGGTGGCGGTAATGTTTTGATTCCCTGTTATCCAACTGGCGTAGTATACGATTTGTTTGAGTGTCTGTCAATGAAAATGCAGGAGTTAGGAGTCTCGAATTGTCCCATGTTCTTTGTGTCACCAGTGGCAGACATGTCATTGGCTTATTCCAACATATTGGCTGAGTGGTTGTCGTCGACGAAACAAAATAAGGTCTATGTGCCTGAAGAACCGTTTCCACATGCCTCTCTGGTCAAGACTTCCAAATTGAAGCACTTCAAGCACATATATTCCGATGGGTTCAGCACCGATTTTCAAgag cCTTGTGTTGTATTTTGTGGTCATCCGAGTTTACGGTATGGCGATGTGGTGCACTTTATTGAACTATGGGGTAATAATCCACGAAATTGCATCGTTTTTACTG AGCCAGATTTCGATTACGTAGACGCATTGGCGCCCTATCAACCATTGCAAATGAAAGTAACGCATTGTGCCATCGACACatcgttaaattttaaccagGCAAATAAACTTATAAGGGACCTTAAACCCACCACTCTTGTCGTCCCGGAATGTTACACTCAGCCCCCGGTGGCAAACCCGAATTTGACGGAATTGATCATTGACGCTGGCCCCGACAGGAATTTGATTCCTTATAAATGGGGCGAAGTTATCAACTTGCCTTTGAAACGTAAGCAAGGACTGGTGCTGTTTGAATCAGCAGTTGCACAAAAGATTGCACCAGTGGAAATTAAGAATGGCATCAGTTTATCGACGATTAGCGGTAATCTGACTGTGAAGGATAATGTTTATCGTATAGAG gatCCTACTGATAAACTTAAGAAGAATGTGAAATATGAATGGGGGTCACTCAATCTTAACGAATTTATACACAAGCTGTCGCAAGAGGGAATTTCTGATGCAAAAGTTGAAACGCACGGAAATGTAGTTGTAGTACATTTG CAAGAAGAAGATGCTTTAATACAGATAGAAGACAATAGTACCCATGTAGTGTGTAATGGTGATGAAAAATTAAGGACAAAGTTAAGAAATGCGGTGATgcattgtttaaaaaagttttaa
- the LOC109600016 gene encoding serine/threonine-protein kinase RIO3: MSCPWAKIDKPEPMNLQEIMSEEVAKDLQAKEEKKYMKNMKLDESVVEAIQQQDEIPEEVLKAISNDSYESDEMIAKMLQMQFNKEYDEMLKRTEDKFNGASKVSISLENYRRVPRDFDFESDSEPEEVVDVRDRKDWDRFDTLKRQMDSIPRQGYKFNSDGSMVTKHDVDMSGRRNACKLLHFPPEFQTGDGEDFDLKLSNKVFNSLKMHSKNEQQRRHKVNDKKEDQATSEFGIDQFTRLLLYKMINKQLLERVNGVISIGKEAVILHADSDPNYPYKSVPPECAVKVFKTTLSEFKQRDQYIKDDHRFKDRMGNQTARKTVNLWAEKEMANLTRLMKAGVPCPQVVEQKKHVLVMSFIGMNHNPAPKLKDARLSEAEYIVAYDEVTEAMKNMYEKANLIHADLSEYNILWYQKQCYFIDVSQSVEPNVCNAFQFLMRDCHNISNFFHKKGVPEIKTPDELFKHIVGCDYTDKLALASLQESFKMKPHLVDKPGVNLTYNFDTAWEKAKNGEIPVIKTEEGPLSDQIPVAEPVQA, from the exons ATGTCGTGTCCGTGGGCAAAAATCGATAAGCCAGAGCCTATGAATTTGCAGGAAATCATGTCAGAAGAAGTCGCCAAAGACTTACAagcaaaagaagaaaaaaaatacatgaaaaacATGAAATTGGACGAGAGTGTTGTTGAAGCCATACAGCAACAAG atgaaATCCCTGAAGAAGTGTTGAAAGCAATTTCTAATGATTCCTATGAAAGTGATGAAATGATTGCAAAAATGCTCCAAatgcaatttaataaagaatatgaTGAGATGTTAAAGAGGACAGAAGATAAGTTCAATGGAGCATCAAAAGTTTCTATATCACTTGAAAATTACCGTAGAGTTCCTCGTGATTTTG ATTTTGAAAGTGATTCAGAACCAGAAGAAGTTGTTGATGTTAGGGACAGAAAAGATTGGGACAGATTTGACACACTGAAAAGGCAAATGGACTCAATTCCAAGACAGGGATACAAATTCAATAGTGATGGCAGCATGGTCACCAAGCATGATGTTGATATGAGTGGCAGAAGAAATGCCTGCAAATTGTTACATTTTCCTCCAGAATTCCAAACTGGAGATGGAGAAgattttgatttgaaattgtCCAATAAAGTCTTCAACAG TCTAAAAATGCATTCCAAAAATGAACAGCAAAGACGACACAAAGTCAATGACAAAAAGGAAGACCAAGCAACCAGTGAGTTCGGTATTGATCAGTTTACTCGTTTGTTGCTATACAAGATGATCAACAAACAACTTCTCGAGCGTGTCAACGGCGTAATTAGTATAG GTAAAGAAGCTGTGATACTTCACGCAGACAGCGATCCGAATTATCCATACAAAAGTGTGCCCCCAGAATGCGCCGTTAAAGTATTCAAAACGACCCTGTCCGAATTCAAACAGCGCGATCAATACATCAAGGACGATCACCGTTTTAAAGACCGAATGGGCAATCAAACTGCTAGAAAAACGGTGAATTTGTGGGCGGAAAAGGAAATGGCAAATCTGACGAGACTAATGAAGGCAGGCGTCCCTTGTCCTCAAGTTGTGGAACAGAAAAAGCACGTGTTGGTCATGTCGTTCATTGGCATGAATCACAATCCTGCTCCAAAGCTTAAAGATGCCAGACTGTCAGAAGCAGAATACATAGTTGCTTATGATGAG gtgACTGAAGCTATGAAAAACATGTATGAAAAAGCGAATTTAATACATGCGGATTTGTCTGAGTACAATATTTTGTGGTATCAGAAACAGTGCTATTTTATAGATGTTAGTCAATCTGTGGAGCCTAACGTTTGTAATGCGTTTCAGTTCTTGATGAGAGATTGCCACAATATctcaaat ttcttCCACAAGAAAGGTGTTCCTGAAATTAAAACTCCTGacgaattatttaaacacattGTTGGCTGTGATTATACAGATAAATTAGCTTTGGCGTCTCTACAAGAGTCATTTAAAATGAAGCCCCATTTAGTAGATAAACCAg GCGTTAATTTAACATACAATTTCGACACTGCCTGGGAAAAAGCGAAGAATGGAGAAATTCCGGTTATCAAAACTGAAGAAGGACCACTAAGTGATCAAATACCAGTAGCTGAACCAGTTCAagcttaa